A single region of the Synergistaceae bacterium genome encodes:
- a CDS encoding alpha/beta fold hydrolase codes for MKIFAILLLALSVGAAEANSEVREINGVNLSVLEEGDGPAIILLHGKDYSREYMGSLFDRYKGRYHVFSYDSRVHGQSDKPQSFTLEDNADDLAGLVRSYGLKKPVVIGFSMGSYITLKAAEKYPELFSKIVLIGTRGQGDTYPEKVTVPALVITGENDKINPVSEGRKVAEALPDARFHVIPNAEHVAFMKPEGLELVCALIEDFLTVKLTYSDHEPLGNMRTTFLNDVFFPAVERESRGRVKIIPHWNAKICTGYDAVKAVQARSADLAVVVPEYDMKALPLHQLFKSFPTGPTGAEQVNFFRRVYDDVPELTRELEADNLHAVIIATGYPAAFFSAKPLKTLHDIKGQRWRSASFWHKDFLSNAGAEPVTMRWGPGVSDALNDGTLDGLIVNIDSGYDIKTHKPAPNILVSPRLWLGHEYIIAVNKSLWDSLEDADKEAIARAAESSYAVLGGIMDESLVRQIEVLRADGADVRMMMDEEVSFWEQSTDYRNVQERWISGQNIDGADEALKAIRRSLTNEQDK; via the coding sequence ATGAAGATATTTGCGATTTTGTTACTTGCGCTCAGTGTCGGAGCTGCTGAAGCGAATTCCGAAGTCAGGGAGATCAACGGTGTAAATCTCTCTGTCCTTGAGGAAGGCGACGGCCCGGCAATAATTCTCCTTCACGGCAAGGACTATTCTAGGGAGTACATGGGAAGCCTCTTTGACCGCTACAAAGGAAGGTATCATGTATTCAGCTACGACTCGCGCGTGCATGGACAGAGCGACAAGCCCCAATCCTTCACGCTTGAGGACAACGCTGACGACTTGGCCGGGCTCGTGAGGTCTTACGGCCTGAAGAAGCCCGTAGTTATCGGTTTCTCGATGGGAAGCTATATCACCCTCAAAGCCGCCGAAAAGTACCCCGAGCTGTTCTCGAAGATTGTGCTGATAGGTACGCGCGGACAGGGAGACACTTACCCAGAGAAGGTTACTGTTCCCGCACTGGTCATCACCGGCGAGAACGACAAGATCAACCCCGTAAGCGAAGGCCGAAAAGTTGCGGAGGCTCTCCCTGATGCGAGATTTCACGTCATCCCTAACGCTGAGCATGTAGCGTTCATGAAGCCCGAAGGCCTCGAGCTGGTCTGCGCGCTGATTGAAGACTTCCTCACGGTGAAGCTGACGTACTCAGACCACGAGCCTTTAGGGAACATGCGCACTACATTCCTCAATGATGTGTTCTTTCCGGCAGTTGAGAGGGAGTCGCGCGGGCGCGTAAAGATTATTCCGCACTGGAACGCGAAAATCTGCACGGGCTATGACGCAGTGAAGGCAGTCCAGGCGAGGAGCGCGGACTTGGCTGTAGTTGTGCCTGAATACGACATGAAGGCTCTTCCCCTTCATCAGCTCTTCAAGAGCTTTCCGACAGGCCCGACGGGAGCAGAGCAGGTGAACTTCTTCCGCCGTGTGTATGATGATGTGCCGGAACTCACCCGCGAACTTGAAGCTGACAATCTTCACGCAGTAATCATCGCGACGGGTTACCCTGCGGCATTCTTCAGCGCAAAACCCTTGAAGACCCTTCACGACATTAAGGGTCAGAGGTGGAGGAGCGCGAGTTTCTGGCACAAAGACTTCTTGAGCAACGCCGGAGCTGAGCCCGTAACAATGCGCTGGGGGCCGGGTGTCTCTGATGCACTCAATGATGGGACGCTGGACGGCCTCATCGTGAACATCGACAGCGGCTACGACATCAAAACCCACAAACCTGCACCGAATATTCTTGTGTCGCCCAGACTATGGCTCGGGCACGAATACATCATCGCAGTGAACAAATCCTTGTGGGACAGCCTCGAGGATGCCGACAAAGAGGCCATAGCCAGAGCCGCAGAGAGTTCGTACGCAGTGCTGGGCGGGATAATGGATGAATCGCTTGTCCGGCAGATTGAGGTGCTGAGGGCTGACGGTGCGGATGTCCGAATGATGATGGATGAAGAAGTATCTTTCTGGGAACAGTCGACGGATTACCGCAATGTTCAGGAGAGATGGATCAGCGGGCAGAACATTGACGGTGCGGATGAGGCACTGAAAGCTATACGGAGGAGCTTGACGAATGAGCAGGACAAATGA
- a CDS encoding MBL fold metallo-hydrolase: MISEPFVIESETLPLEVGDYEFAGLKIRVIHSPGHSPGSALYYFLDEGLLFLGDTARTYLSGTC; this comes from the coding sequence ATGATAAGTGAACCGTTCGTGATTGAGAGTGAGACTCTGCCTCTAGAAGTTGGAGATTACGAGTTCGCTGGCCTGAAAATCAGAGTTATTCACTCGCCGGGACATTCACCGGGAAGCGCGCTGTATTACTTCCTTGATGAAGGGTTGCTGTTCTTGGGAGACACGGCGAGAACATATCTCTCGGGGACATGCTAA
- a CDS encoding FMN-binding protein has protein sequence MRKIAAAIILLVLAVPAFAAESTYTVKAGISFSQQWGLYIANVIEKDGKISNIVIDRLANGKSSKELHDNYGIKPVSTLGKDWWEQVAYYEDWMLKNGVDAVKYDKDGHAENVDLISGATIGIDDLTLAVKDALRK, from the coding sequence ATGAGGAAGATAGCTGCAGCAATAATTCTGCTGGTGCTTGCTGTCCCTGCATTTGCCGCAGAGAGCACGTACACGGTCAAAGCAGGTATATCGTTCAGCCAGCAGTGGGGCTTGTACATAGCAAACGTAATCGAGAAGGACGGCAAAATCTCCAACATAGTGATTGACCGTCTCGCGAACGGCAAAAGCAGCAAGGAGCTTCACGACAATTACGGGATAAAGCCTGTGAGCACGCTCGGGAAAGACTGGTGGGAACAGGTCGCCTACTATGAAGACTGGATGCTGAAGAACGGCGTCGATGCCGTGAAGTACGACAAGGACGGCCACGCGGAGAATGTTGACCTGATTTCCGGCGCGACAATCGGGATTGATGACCTTACGCTGGCTGTGAAGGATGCTCTGCGCAAATGA